The genomic window TAGGAGAAATCCAGATGGAGTCATTAGGTCAACTTATGATCGATGGAATGGCTCAATTTACTGATGCAGGAGCTCCGATTTATAATCGAATTGTTGATGTTAGTCAATTTTGGAATGGTGTAAATGGTTTCTTATGGTTAATTGGTGAAGCGATTTTTCACTTCTTACCAGTAGGAATCACTTGGAGTATTGCTAAAAAAATGGGAACCACTCAAATTTTAGGAATCGTTTTAGGTATCACATTGGTTTCACCACAATTATTGAATGCTTACGGTGTAGCCGGAACTGCAGCAGCAGATGTTCCTTTTTGGGATTTTGGTTTTTTCCAAATTGATATGATTGGGTACCAAGCTCAAGTTCTTCCAGCGATGCTTGCAGGATTCTTATTAGCTTATTTAGAGTTAGGATTAAGAAAAATTGTACCACAAGCGATATCAATGATATTTGTTCCATTCTTTGCTTTAGTACCAACAGTGTTGATTGCTCATACGGTTTTAGGACCGATTGGTTGGGTTATTGGAGGTTGGGTTTCAAGTTTAGTTTACGCTGGTTTAGGCAGTTCAGTAAACTGGTTATTCGGTGCGTTATTTGGATTCTTGTACTCACCGCTAGTTATTACAGGGTTGCACCATATGACAAATGCTATTGATTTACAGTTGGTTGCTGACTTTGGTGGGACAAATCTATGGCCAATGATTGCTTTATCAAATATTGCACAAGGTTCAGCTGTATTAGCGATTATTTTCTTACATCGTGGTGATAAAAAAGAAGAGCAAATTTCTATTCCAGCAGCTATTTCTTGTTATCTAGGTGTAACAGAACCAGCGATGTTCGGAATTAACATTAAATATATCTATCCTTTCGTAGCAGCAATGATTGGTTCTGGTATTGCTGGAATGATTTCAACAATATTTAACGTCACAGCTAATTCAATTGGAGTAGGTGGATTACCAGGGCTTCTTTCTATTCAAAATGAATACTGGTTTATCTTCATTATTTGTATGGGCATCGCAATCGTGGTACCTTTTGTCTTGACGATTGTTTTCCGTAAGTACAATATTTTTAATAAATCAGATCAAACAGAACAAGCAATTGTTACTGAACCAGAATTAGGTAAATAAGTAAAAGAAAGTAGGAATAAAAGTGACTGCGTTTCATGAAAAAGTCGTATATCAAATCTACCCCAAATCTTTTAAAGACTCAAATGGTGATGGGATTGGTGATTTAAAAGGAATTATTGAAAAGATTCCTTATTTAGCCAGTTTGGGAGTGGATATGCTTTGGATTAATCCATTCTTTTCTTCCCCTCAAAAAGATAATGGCTATGATATTTCTCATTATACTGAGATTGATCCTTTATTTGGAACGATGGAAGACTTCGAAGTGCTCGTAGAAGAAGCAAAAAAAAATCAGATGGAAATCATGTTAGATATGGTTTTGAATCACACATCTATTGATCATGAGTGGTTTCAAAAAGCACTAGCAGGAGAAAAAAAGTATCAAGATTATTATTTGTTACGTGAACCGAAATCAGACGGAAACCACCCGACTAACTGGGTATCTAAATTTGGTGGCCCAGCTTGGGAACCGTTTGGTGATACAAGAAAGGAATACCTCCATTTATATGATGTCTCGCAAGCAGATTTAAACTGGCGTAATCCTGATGTTAGAGAAGAAATGTTTAAAGTTGTAAATTTTTGGCTAGATAAAGGTGTAACTGGTTTTCGATTTGACGTCATTAATGTTATTGGAAAAGATGAAGAATTAATTGATGCCCGAGATGGTGTAGGGAAATCGTTGTATACGGATCGGCCAATAGCACATGAGTATATCCATGAGTTAAATAAAAAAACATTTGGAAGAAAAGAAGCGATTATGACGGTTGGGGAGATGTCTTCTACTACTATTGAAAATGGAGCAGCCTATTCAAATCCTGAAAATGAAGAGTTATCTATGCTATTTAGCTTTCATCATTTAAAAGTAGATTATTTAGACAGTGAAAAATGGAGTCTGATGCCTTTTGACTTTATGGAGCTCAAACGTTTATTAAATGATTGGCAAACAGGTATGACAGAAAAAAGTGGTTGGAATGCATTGTTTTGGAATAACCATGATCAGCCTCGTGCCATTAGTCGTTTTGGGGATCCTGAGAATTACTTTTATGAGTCAGCAACTGTACAAGCTCAAACGATTCATTTATTAAGAGGAACGCCCTATATTTATCAAGGTGAAGAAATAGGTATGACAAATCCTGGTTTTTCAGAGCTAGCTGATTATGTCGATATAGAAACACACAATGCTTATGCCGAATTGATTGATAAAGGCTTATCATCAAAAGTGACAATGGCTATTATCAAAGAAAAATCTAGAGACAACAGTCGTACTCCTATGCAGTGGTCTGATGAAGATAATGCTGGTTTTACCACAGGCCACCCCTGGTTAAAGGTAGCAGATAATTACCGTCAAATTAATGTAGAAAAAGAAGAAGCGACAGGAAATATTTTATCGTATTATAAAAAATTAATTCAGTTACGTAAAGAAATGAAAGTTATTTCAGAAGGAAATTATCGAGGCATCTTGTTGGAGCATACAAGTGTTTATGCTTACGTGAGAGAATACGAAGGGCAACAATTACTGGTTTTAAATCATTTTTATGGTCAACCTGTTGATGTTGAGATTCCTGAAGAATTCTTAAATGGACAAATGAGTTATCTAATCGGAAATGGAAAAAAACGTGAGTTAACTTCTCAATTTATAATGGAGCCATACGAAACAGTAGCATTTTATTTTAACGATAAAAGCAATAAGTAAAAAACAATAAAAGACACCTTTTAGTATGAGGTGTCTTTTATTGTTTTTATTTAGGCTCGTTTGGATTTTTACGACGGGCAAAATCTACGAAACGAAACCGGTCTAAACGATGCCTTGATTCTGTATATTGAAACAAAGTCGTATCTTCCAAATAAACATCGCTACGGACAACGACTACGTGTGTATCATCGTATAAATTCATTAAACGTTGGTCTTCAGAAGTAGCTAGTTCAACGATTATTTCTTTTTGTGCGTAACTGATTACTAAACCTAACTCATTTTCAATATAACTATACAAAGAATCTTGGGCTGCTTTGTTTGGCATATCAGAAATAACAGAGGTTAAAAGATAATCTTTGTCTAAAATAACGACTTCGCCATCGACTTTGCGCTGTCTTTCTATATAAATGACTTGAGTGCTCTCTGGTAGCCTCAGACGCTCAGCTAAAGAACTTGGTAAGTTCATTTTAATATTTGAAGAGACAATCGTTTGGCTATTTATATGTTGAGCAGTTTGCAATTCTTTATAACTAGTTAAACCAGAGATTGGAAAATCAAAACGCTTTATATCTAAAACAATAGAACCTTTACCTTGCTGTTTCTGGATATACCCATTTTCTAACAGTAAAGATAGTGCTTTTCGAATGGTTTCACGAGAAACTTCGTGTTTTTTTGATAGTTCGTTCTCACTAGGTAAAAGATCTCCAGGTAAATAAATTTGATTAATAATAGCGGCTTGAATTTCTAAAGATATCTCGTTAAATTTGTTCACAGTAAAAGACCTCTCATTCCTTATGTTCCTTATCTAGTTTAGCATATTTAGTAGTAAAATGAGCTAAAACGAACGAATTTTTTAGAATATTAGTTAGGGCATGTTTGAAAACTATTTTGCTAAGAAAAAATAGCAGCGCTATAAACAAAGGCTAAGTACGACGTTGCGAGTTTATCGTAACGAGTCATAATAGGGCGGAAATTTTTTAACTTATTAAAAAAACACTCCATCAGATGACGCTCTTTATACAATCACCAATCAACAGCCCAAGATTTTTTCGTCTTTTTCTTTGGTGGAATGGTGTAGGTCGTATCGTGATCACCAACATAAGTCCGAATAGCCAATGAGCCGCAAGCACAATCACCAATGATATTACTGCCTTTTATCGTAACAGGATCAAGCACTTCAATCGCGATAACACTATCATGGAGATTGCCACCAGATAGTTGGAAATACAACGGATTCCCTAAGCCATCAACGACAACATGGATTTTTGTCGTGTGCCCACCATTGCTTTTACCAATAAGTTGCGAAATCGCAGAAATTAGCTCCTTTTTTTTGCACTAGCATTCTATTGATGCGCTGTTAAAACGGTTAAACCGATACTTAAATTTTCGTAATCGGCCTCACTATTCAAAGCTATAAAAAGAGAGTCTAGTAAATTCGTATCACGCCATAAGTAAAATCGACCGTAAACGATTTTCCGTGATCCGCAACGTTCTTTAGGGAGGTCGCGCCATGCGGCGCCACTTCTAGCGATTCATAAAATAGCATTGAACATGATGCGAATGTTTTTTGGCGGTCTACCAGTGCGATACGGTGGAAAGAGATTTTTCATTTGATTCCATTGCTCATCAGTTAATTTATACCATTCGATACTCATGATGTTCACTCCTGTTTTTCTTTTATTATACTAGAAATTAGGTTAGTAGTCAGTTTTCAAACACGTTCTAGTCTAAAAAAATCTCCCGAGATATAAAAGCACAAGCTTTTATATCTCAGAAGATTTTTTTTTAGATAGTGTCTGACAGAATGACTAACGATTCATAAATAAGATAATTATTATTTAGAAACTTGGACATTCAATGTTTGTCTACCGAAGTTAATTGCTCGATTAAGGTCAGTCATATGAATATCAATACGATTTCCTTGAATGGCACTACCTGTATCTCCAGCAATAAATGTTCCATATCCCGGAATAGTAACAGTAGAACCTAGCGGAATGAAGTTTGGATCGACGGCGATAACATTAGGATTAACATTCAAGTTAATCCCTGTTGCAGTTGTATCGCTTAACTCGGGTTGATTAGTTGAATATGCCGTTGCTTGAACAGCAATGGTTTGTCCTGTCGTTTGTTGAGTAGGCTTTTCTATAGGAGCTTCTTGTTTTGGAGTTTCTACTTCAACGACATCTTTTTCTGGAGTTACATTGTAACTAACTTTTTTGTCTTCTTTTTCAATGGTAACAGTTGAATGATCTGCAGATAAAGAAATCGTATTTCCCGTATAAATGATGTTAGCATTGTTAATATCGTTAACATTGATTAAAGAATCAAGAGAAGTCTCCGTTGCAGATGCAACGGAAGAAAGAGTGTCTCCCCATTGGATAGTGTATTCAGAACTACCATCTTCATTGTTTTTAATACTTTCTTTGATTTCAGAAACGGAACGTGCTTCCCATGTTGAAGCATTGTATTCTGCTGCTGATGCTTCTATTGGATTTGAAACAGCTATAACACCAGTCAGTGCTAGAGTTGTACTAGCGATAAATAATTTTGATTTTAAGTTAAACATATTGATTTAATCTCCTTTTTTTGTTTTCTTTAGTAGTAGTGAATCATTTTTGACTACATGTAGTAAGAGGAAGTGACTGTAGTTTTAAGAATGATTTATCTAATAATCATTTGTCTCTATTACTTAAACGAAGGGGTTATCCCTTCAACATTTGCTATCCTACCATGAATAAACATAAAATAAAGAAAAAAGCTCAATCGTTATATTTTCTTATCCTGTTTGTATTATTTAGCTAGAAGTTTACAAAAAAAAGAAAAAATTCAGTTTTTTTGTAAGAAAGAGCTTTCTTTGTAATTTTTTAGACATAGGTTTGATTTATTTGTAAAATAAAAAGTCTTTTATGATAAAAAACGACAGATTTTGATATCTTAACCACTAAAAAATTCAAATATGTAGTTAATAAAATCAGTTAAATAGATGAAAATCATAGTTATTTAGTATAAACAACGAAACGATTGTAATACAAGATAACTAGACAATAAGGAGTAAAGAATGGTTAAAATAAGTAGCTATTTCTTGAAATAGCTACTTAATAAACGGATTTATTAGACTACATATCCCGAATGCACAGAATTTATCAGACTAAATATAAACGAACGTATAATCAGACTAAATATAAACGAACGTATAGATAGTAGAAAGATAAAAAAACGTTCGAAAAAAACCTAATGAATAGTTAGCTTAGAAATTGGAAAAGACGATAATCACTATTTTTTGTAGCTAAGTTATTGACAAATAGTTAGAGAACTTGTATAGTCTAAACGGAACAGTGATTACCTAAAAATATAACTAAATATAAATTTATCTGAATGATAAAAGTAGTCAAAGTGCTTTATCCATTCCATTTGATTTCAACAAATGGGTGGAGTGGGCGCTTTTTTCGTGCAAAAAATTAAAAAGGAGTGAAGGAGTTTGTCATTAGAATTTGAAACAATAGCAGCTATTTCAACACCACCAGGAGAAGGTGCGATAGGGATTGTTCGTCTAAGTGGAGAAGAGGCACTAACCATTGCTGACCGTGTTTATAAGTCCGGTACAAAAAAATTAATAGAACAAAAAAGTCATACACTTCATTATGGGCATATTGAAAACCCAAAGACAGGTAAAATAGTTGATGAAGTAATGATTTCAGTAATGCGAGCTCCTAAAACCTTTACACGTGAAGACGTCGTTGAAATAAACTGTCATGGTGGGATTACATCAGTTAATCAGGTGTTACAAGTTGTTCTTCAATTTGGTGCGCGTTTAGCTGAGCCAGGAGAGTTTACTAAAAGAGCTTTCTTAAATGGACGGATTGATTTATCACAAGCAGAAGCGGTGATGGATTTAATAAGAGCTAAGACAGATAGAGCGATGCATGTTGCTTTACAACAACTTGATGGCAACTTATCAACGTTAATTAGAAACCTGCGCTCCGATATTCTAGACACCCTTGCCCAAGTAGAAGTTAATATCGATTATCCTGAATACGATGATGTAGAAACACTGACGTCTAAACTATTAGTTGAAAAAGCGAAGATGGTAAAGATTCAAATCCAACACTTACTGCAAACGGCCAGTCAAGGAAAAATCTTAAGAGAAGGTTTAGCTACAGCAATTATTGGTCGACCTAATGTAGGGAAATCTAGTTTATTGAATTTCTTATTACAAGAAGAAAAAGCGATAGTAACCGAAATTGCTGGAACGACTCGTGATGTTATTGAAGAATATGTAAATGTAAGAGGAGTTCCTTTAAAATTAGTAGATACTGCAGGAATACGTGAAACAGAAGATATCGTAGAACGAATTGGCGTGGAAAAAAGTCGCCAAGCGTTGGCAAATGCAGATTTAGTGTTACTAGTATTTAACCAAAATGAAAAATTGACTGAAGAAGATAATTTATTAATAAAAGCAACCGATCAAAATCATCGGATTGTTATTTTAAATAAAATGGATCTACCTAATCAATTAAATTTAACAAAACTAGAATCGTTAGTCGATCCTGATTCGATTGTCAAAACGTCTATTTTAACTAAATCGGGGATAGATATACTTGAAGAAAAAATCGCTAACTTATTTTTTGCAGGTGAAACTGGTGAAAAAGATGCAACTTATGTTTCTAATGTAAGGCATATTGCTTTATTAAATGATGCAGAATCTGCTTTAGACGATGTTATTACTGGAATTGAATCAGGAATGCCCGTTGATCTTGTTCAAATAGATATGACTCGTTCTTGGGAGTTGCTTGGAGAGATTACAGGAGACAGTGTTCAAGACGAATTATTAACGCAATTATTTAGTCAATTTTGCTTAGGTAAATAATAAAATGAAACATTTGTGTTTGATGTGGAACGCGAATAGGAGAGGAATGATTTGATGCAACAATATGAAGCAGGTAGCTTTGATGTTATCGTAGTAGGAGCAGGACATGCAGGTTCTGAAGCAGCCTTAGCTTCTGCAAGAATGGGAAGCAAGACCTTATTGATCACTCTAAACTTAGACATGATTGCTTTTATGCCATGTAATCCATCATTAGGTGGACCAGCTAAAGGAGTAGTTGTTCGAGAAATAGATGCTCTTGGTGGCGAAATGGGGCACAATATCGATAAAACGTATATTCAAATGAGAATGTTAAATACCGGAAAAGGCCCAGCAGTAAGAGCTTTACGTGCACAGGCAGATAAATTTAT from Carnobacterium iners includes these protein-coding regions:
- the mnmE gene encoding tRNA uridine-5-carboxymethylaminomethyl(34) synthesis GTPase MnmE translates to MSLEFETIAAISTPPGEGAIGIVRLSGEEALTIADRVYKSGTKKLIEQKSHTLHYGHIENPKTGKIVDEVMISVMRAPKTFTREDVVEINCHGGITSVNQVLQVVLQFGARLAEPGEFTKRAFLNGRIDLSQAEAVMDLIRAKTDRAMHVALQQLDGNLSTLIRNLRSDILDTLAQVEVNIDYPEYDDVETLTSKLLVEKAKMVKIQIQHLLQTASQGKILREGLATAIIGRPNVGKSSLLNFLLQEEKAIVTEIAGTTRDVIEEYVNVRGVPLKLVDTAGIRETEDIVERIGVEKSRQALANADLVLLVFNQNEKLTEEDNLLIKATDQNHRIVILNKMDLPNQLNLTKLESLVDPDSIVKTSILTKSGIDILEEKIANLFFAGETGEKDATYVSNVRHIALLNDAESALDDVITGIESGMPVDLVQIDMTRSWELLGEITGDSVQDELLTQLFSQFCLGK
- the treR gene encoding trehalose operon repressor; its protein translation is MNKFNEISLEIQAAIINQIYLPGDLLPSENELSKKHEVSRETIRKALSLLLENGYIQKQQGKGSIVLDIKRFDFPISGLTSYKELQTAQHINSQTIVSSNIKMNLPSSLAERLRLPESTQVIYIERQRKVDGEVVILDKDYLLTSVISDMPNKAAQDSLYSYIENELGLVISYAQKEIIVELATSEDQRLMNLYDDTHVVVVRSDVYLEDTTLFQYTESRHRLDRFRFVDFARRKNPNEPK
- the treC gene encoding alpha,alpha-phosphotrehalase, with translation MTAFHEKVVYQIYPKSFKDSNGDGIGDLKGIIEKIPYLASLGVDMLWINPFFSSPQKDNGYDISHYTEIDPLFGTMEDFEVLVEEAKKNQMEIMLDMVLNHTSIDHEWFQKALAGEKKYQDYYLLREPKSDGNHPTNWVSKFGGPAWEPFGDTRKEYLHLYDVSQADLNWRNPDVREEMFKVVNFWLDKGVTGFRFDVINVIGKDEELIDARDGVGKSLYTDRPIAHEYIHELNKKTFGRKEAIMTVGEMSSTTIENGAAYSNPENEELSMLFSFHHLKVDYLDSEKWSLMPFDFMELKRLLNDWQTGMTEKSGWNALFWNNHDQPRAISRFGDPENYFYESATVQAQTIHLLRGTPYIYQGEEIGMTNPGFSELADYVDIETHNAYAELIDKGLSSKVTMAIIKEKSRDNSRTPMQWSDEDNAGFTTGHPWLKVADNYRQINVEKEEATGNILSYYKKLIQLRKEMKVISEGNYRGILLEHTSVYAYVREYEGQQLLVLNHFYGQPVDVEIPEEFLNGQMSYLIGNGKKRELTSQFIMEPYETVAFYFNDKSNK
- a CDS encoding 3D domain-containing protein, producing the protein MFNLKSKLFIASTTLALTGVIAVSNPIEASAAEYNASTWEARSVSEIKESIKNNEDGSSEYTIQWGDTLSSVASATETSLDSLINVNDINNANIIYTGNTISLSADHSTVTIEKEDKKVSYNVTPEKDVVEVETPKQEAPIEKPTQQTTGQTIAVQATAYSTNQPELSDTTATGINLNVNPNVIAVDPNFIPLGSTVTIPGYGTFIAGDTGSAIQGNRIDIHMTDLNRAINFGRQTLNVQVSK
- the treP gene encoding PTS system trehalose-specific EIIBC component produces the protein MADYSQDVKQLLEYIGGSANISAVSHCATRMRFVLNDPSLADNKKIEDISAVKGTFTQAGQYQVIIGNDVATFYNEFTKISGKEGVSKDDVKIASKQNQNPIQRAMSVLAEIFTPIIPAIIVGGLILGFRNILGEIQMESLGQLMIDGMAQFTDAGAPIYNRIVDVSQFWNGVNGFLWLIGEAIFHFLPVGITWSIAKKMGTTQILGIVLGITLVSPQLLNAYGVAGTAAADVPFWDFGFFQIDMIGYQAQVLPAMLAGFLLAYLELGLRKIVPQAISMIFVPFFALVPTVLIAHTVLGPIGWVIGGWVSSLVYAGLGSSVNWLFGALFGFLYSPLVITGLHHMTNAIDLQLVADFGGTNLWPMIALSNIAQGSAVLAIIFLHRGDKKEEQISIPAAISCYLGVTEPAMFGINIKYIYPFVAAMIGSGIAGMISTIFNVTANSIGVGGLPGLLSIQNEYWFIFIICMGIAIVVPFVLTIVFRKYNIFNKSDQTEQAIVTEPELGK